In Carya illinoinensis cultivar Pawnee chromosome 6, C.illinoinensisPawnee_v1, whole genome shotgun sequence, a single genomic region encodes these proteins:
- the LOC122313878 gene encoding U3 small nucleolar ribonucleoprotein protein IMP3-like: MRKLKFHEKKLLKKVDFLDWKKEHGHREAFVMQRYHVTQRDDYKKYASLCRVVQKLVNILTKMDQKDPFRIEMTSMLLEKLYNIGVLPSKHNTDALKVCERITASSFCRRRLSTVLVRLKFCEHLKEAVTYIEQGHIRIGPDTVTDPAFLVTRNLEDFITWVDSSKIKRKVLEYNDQLDDYDAMI; this comes from the exons ATGAGGAAGCTAAAGTTTCATGAAAAGAAGCTGCTGAAGAAGGTTGATTTCTTGGACTGGAAAAAAGAACATGGTCACCGGGAAGCCTTTGTTATGCAACGCTACCATGTCACCCAGCGTGACGATTACAAGAA GTATGCAAGTTTGTGCCGGGTGGTGCAGAAGTTAGTGAACATTTTGACTAAGATGGACCAGAAAGACCCTTTTCGGATTGAGATGACTAGTATGCTGCTCGAAAAGCT GTACAACATTGGTGTACTACCATCCAAGCACAACACTGATGCTCTAAAAGTATGTGAACGCATAACAGCATCATCCTTCTGTAG ACGTAGGCTCTCAACCGTTTTAGTGCGGCTGAAGTTTTGTGAGCACTTGAAAGAAGCTGTCACATATATTGAGCAGGGACACATACGAATAGGTCCAGACACAGTTACTGACCCTGCATTTCTTGTAACGAGGAATCTAGAAGACTTCATTACGTGGGTTGATTCATCCAAGATAAAGAGAAAGGTGTTGGAGTACAATGATCAGTTGGACGACTATGACGCAATGATATGA